A part of Zonotrichia leucophrys gambelii isolate GWCS_2022_RI unplaced genomic scaffold, RI_Zleu_2.0 Scaffold_1648_9632, whole genome shotgun sequence genomic DNA contains:
- the LOC135442169 gene encoding olfactory receptor 14J1-like, giving the protein MCYDRYVSICKPLHYGTLLGSRACAHMAAAAWASGFLTALMHTANTFSLPLCHGNALGQFFCEIPQILKLSCSKSYLRELGLLAVTVFLVFGCFVFIVFSYMQIFRVVLRITSEQGRRKAFSTCLPHLAVVSLFLSTAVFSDLKPSSISSPSLDLALSVLYSVVPPALNPLIYSLRNQELKAAVRKLLNG; this is encoded by the coding sequence atgtgctacgaccgctacgtgtccatctgcaaacccctgcactatgggaccctcctgggcagcagagcttgtgcccacatggcagcagctgcctgggccagtggctttctcactgctctcatgcacacagccaatacattttccttgcccctgtgccatggcaatgccctgggccagttcttctgtgaaatcccacagatcctcaagctgtcctgctccaaatcctacctcagggaacttgggcttCTTGCTGTTACTGTCTTTTTGgtatttggttgttttgtgttcattgttttctcctatatGCAGATCTTCAGGGTTGTGCTGAGGATCACCTCTGAACAGGGACGAcgcaaagccttttccacctgcctccctcacctggccgtggtctctctgttcctcagcactgctgtaTTTTCTGACTTGAAGCCCTCCTccatctcttccccatccctggatctggccctgtcagttctgtactcagtggtgcctccagccctgaaccccctcatctacagcctgagaaaccaggagctcaaggctgcagtgagaaAACTGCTGAATGGATGA